atctgatttattttcattaagtaCTAGTTACAGCTTAACTTGTATTTCTTTATAGTTAAAATGAGCCATACTTAGTTTACTTCCATTGTGGTTTCCAGTTCAAGATAAAGATGAGGTTAAGAAAGGATTATCAAGGCACAGATATATGGTTGTCTCAATAATATTGATGAATATATTGAAGATAAATCTAAAGTGTGTTGTTACCCCAGAAATTATCTAGCTTATGGAGTTTAATCAATAAAATACATCCTAAAACATCTCAGGTAATAGAAATAATGATTTCTTTATAAATGTGAATCAGCTTTGCCCAACTTTTGTGCTCTTAAAACAGCAGgctatgttcctttctggaggtttTACAGGACAATCCATTTCCTATTAATTCCAATTGttgtcaaaaatcattttcttGCAGTTGTGGGACTGAGGTCCTATTTTTTTGATAGCTATAAACTGaggctttttccagcttctagagaggCCACTGCACTTCTTGGCTCATGGCCTTTTTCCTCCATCTTCGTAAACCAGCAACACTGTTGAGTCCTCATGGCATGTCTCAAACCCACTCTTctaccttcctcttcctcttttaagGGCTCAGTGATTACACTGGATAGacctgaataatccaggataatcttctcaTCTTAAAGTctttaaccttaatcacatctgccaaGGCCCTTTTGCCAGGcgaggtaacatattcacaggttcagGAAATTAGGGTGTGGACATCTTGAGTGGAAcagcattattctgcctaccacacggATCTGTAGATAGTGAGCAATTGCTATGGTAGTGTTATGCACAGGGTACAGTAGGACCATTTGGTAGTTTCAACAAATCCAATCTAAGGGCGCCAGGGAAGACCTCTACAAAAAGAAACCATCTCAACTAATATGCTATGGATCAGGAGGAATTAATTAGGCAAAGGGGTTTCAAGGAGGACATGGATTTTCTAGCAAGTAATTTGGTCACTAGGAATATCTCAGTTCTCCGTTGTATCTTATTGTATCTTTCCAAATTTCAGCATTAGGGTCCCTTTCACTTTGTTTTATACATAAAAGTATACTTATTGTATAACTCTGTATCTATCAcgttgtttttttccttgttttccacCTGTGGTTCACAGGTAAAAGATAAGTTGGAGGTTTCCATATCATCTGCCAGTATGGCAgcaaccatgatttttttttattatgtaaataattgGTGCTGTTAAGCCCCTGAAGGAAAGACCCTGCTCTACATTTCTGGCATGTCCCCTATGACCAAACTTACCAATGACAAGAATGAGAAAGGAATATATTTTCCCTGAAGTGATAAAGAAGTCAAATAGAAACAGTATATAATTGACTATACCTACCATAATGAAATTTGTTTGGCAAAATTTGGTTATCAGTACCAAAGACAATTAGAGAGAATTAGGCCTGTCAACAGCTTTTTGTGAAACTACTAGCAAAGATTCTGGCAGTGACACAGGAAAAAAGCATACACtcataacaacagcaacaacaaaattctCCCCTCGTTAGGAGGTATTAGTTGTGTGCTAAGCATAATCAATTATGAAAACCAGAGAGCTTGTACTTAATGAATATTCATTCAGGTAACAAAAACTAAACTCACCCCACGGCACTGCACTTGCCTAACAAAACCACCACCTCTTCGCTTGCTTACTCTACATCCGGGATGAGGAACACGGCTTATCCACTAGTAGCCACAGAAACTGTTCAACATCAAATGTCCCAATTCCTTAGGAGGCACCTACATTCACAACCACAGAGGGGCCCGCCAGCATATCTGATCTCATACCTGTCTGTTAAGTCACCACAGTGTCCTCTTTTTTTAGGAAGTAGAAGCACATGAGTCACATGAAACAGAATCAAATAGAGTTAAAAAGTATGTTCCCACTCAGATATTGACATAAAGCACTTTGACATATTTTTGCAAAATCAGATTCTTATGCAGAAAATGTTTTAGCAACAAATTATGGAAATGTTATCTGAAAAGCTCCTTTTCCAGAAACAATAATTTGTTCTTAAAGCTAATAGTCTGATTTCTTTTCAGACGCTGCTGTGATTTTAGCCTTTCCCcagtatatttttccattaagatttaaaatataggggcgcctgggtggctcagtcattaagcgtctgccttcagctcaggtcatgatcccagggtgctgggattgagccccgcattgggctccctgctctgcgggaagcctgcttctccctctccctgtcccctcccacctgctcatgcgcactctctctcccaaataaataaataaaatcttaattaaaaaatatatataatagctAAAGCACCTCCTAGTTTCCAttttcactgtttatttttttcctagttgctTTGATCAGACTCTGAACTACACTTTACCTATTTACAGTGTTTTTACCTATCATTCTTATTCTGATTTTCAGAtcacatgtttttttcctttaaaaattttatttatttatttatttatttatttatttagcacatgCTTGctcaagcacaagtggggggtaaggggcagagggagagggaggaagaatttcaagccgactctgtgctgaccgcagagcccaacactgggctgagatcacaacctgagccaaaactaagagtcagacacttaactgcctgagccatccaggtgccccagatcacATAATTTTTTGTTGGCTGAATTTAAACAGCTATTGTTATTATACACAATTAGTTAATTCAATTacacttaagttttattttaccttttcaatCTTGAAAAACACTTTAAGGCCAAAATGATATAAATTTCAAGAAGGTCTGATccctaaatttaaatattttattgtatttcatcAAGTTGTCGTGAAAATTTAAGACCATTTTAACTAACACGAAATGACTAAATGATCTTGTGggaagtataataaaaataactttgctaTTGAGTAGCAACTTACACCCAGTGAAGCTAACATAATTCTGTTTTTAGTATCAGAAATCTGATTTTCCAAATTTTACCCTCTGTGTAGCATATAAAATACACTCAATGAAGATTTGTTGTGTAAATGGGTAACCGGTTAAATGCtaagtaaaatttagaaaataagaatactTTAAAAGCCTGTGGTGCAATTATTCATGCTATTACATATAAAAGCCAGGACTGTTTCAGTATAATTTATCTTAATTGCGATTGCTTAAACTTATCTAATTAATTTAGCCTTTCCTTAGTACTTTGGTGCTGTGTCATTGTTTACTCTTCCCatactttacatttttactacttactttacattttactattattttttccattagatacAGATTGATTTTCACTTACTTATATTTTTTGGCCTGCTAAATGTATTTCAGTTTTCACTATGTTTagaaatgtaaactttttttttttttttactctggaaATACCATTCCCTAAAGATCAATTAGCAATATTGACCGGTAGGGTATAGGATTTCCagggaaatatttattcatgtaaaCAACATTTACAGCTCTGTATCAGATTAATATCAAGATGCTCAAGCAATACATCATTGTATTTGCTATAATTGATCTTTCACATACTTTTTATGTAAATCTCTCATGCATCTCAGATACCTTTTAAAACTTGCTTCTGACATGTAGAGACCCTACATTTTTATTCTACAATTATCTTTCTTAAATAGACTTTATGACAGCCAGAAGTCACATCACAGTTGTGCAGACCTTCCTGTTCTACATGCTTTGTAGTATGTTGCCAGTATTTTACATTACAAACATTACCGTTTGTATTTGAGTGGAGTTATCTTCCATTTACATGTGCTTCATAGCTATGTACTATAAATACACCTCaagcatatgttttattttttcccattttctatttttgtatgtaaCAGGTttggtgggttgttttttttccatttttaaatactaatttcCTCTTCAGAATAGTTCTGAGTTTTGAGTACTTCAGgacccttttccttttttttaatttttttatgttacttttagagCTGTCCATAATTCTGATTTATGATCAGTCCATGCTTTCTAATACTGGAAATACTAATGTGTGTTTCATTAGTGGcaagttttctcttatttttgttaaGAATTAATGTCATATTATGATAATCAAGGTATATCTTGAATTCCTATTTTCATTTGACTTTGTTTTGTGATCCCCAAACctctcattattattttactgttGATATAAACTATTGTTGAATCTTGTGACCATTACTTTATATTGTTCCTCATTTGGGAATCtcattaaatttcttctttgccatCAGTTTGTTAGTTTTTATGAGCTCAAAACACAAGCTCTGAAACCTAATTACTAGCAACCTAATAACATAGTCCTGAGATAATACCAGGTATTATTTACTGAGCTGGAAAGCCCAAGGCCATTTATTTTCATACCAGAGTAAGAGTAGACTTAGAATCATAACATACGAGGCTCTATTAACTGAAATCAGTATcagttccttcatgtcttttgttTATGCTTTTGGTATGTTCTTCACCACAATTGATTTCTCCCCTCAGACTTATCAGTTAAGAATGTAATCACCGTCTATGAActatagtgatttttaaaattccataagTAAGTGTAGTGAAGaagtatttttattactatgGGTTATTAGTGCTTAGTCtcaaactttttatctttttagagaTATCATAAGTTTACATAATTAAAATCATATGTCATTTATTGTTGTTTAATATTTCCTTCTCTAGGTCTAAAATCCAAAAGCATTAATGATCTGGTAAAGAACATAGTAAGagagcaatttaaaatttttcagaatgaCATGCAAGAGACTATAGCACAACTCTTCAAGACTGTATCAAGATTATCAGAGGACCTTGAAAACACCAGACAAACAATTCATCAAGTTAATGAATCTGTGGTTTCAATAGCAGTCCAGCAAAACTCTTTTTTAATGCAAGAAAACAGGCCCACTTTGACTGATGTACTAGATCTAAAAAATCACATTGTGAATATAAGGCAAGAAATGACCTTTACATGTGAAAAGCCTATTAAAGAACTAGAAGCAAAGCAAGCTCATTTAGAAGGTGCTTTAGAACAGGAACATTCACGGAGCATTTTGTATTATGAATCCCTCAACAAGACTCTTTCTAAAATGAAGGAAGTTCACGAGCAGCTTTTATCAACTGAACGAGTATCAGATCAGAGGAGTGTTCCAACTGCTGAATCAGTTAGCAGTAATGTCACTAAGCACATGTCTGCTCTACAAGAGAATATAAAGAAGCAGGGTTTGATGATGCTGCAAATGTTTGATGATTTGCACATCCAAGACAGCAAGATTAACAATCTCACTATTGCTTTGGAGATAGAGAAAGAATCTATCAGGGGTGAATGTGAAGACATGCTATCCAAGTgcagaaatgattttaaatttcaaattaaggACACGGAAGAGAATTTACAagttttaaaccaaacactggcTGACGTTCTCTTTCCAATGGACAATAAGATGGATAAAATGAATGAGCAGCTAAATGACTTGACTTATGATATGGAGATCCTTCAACCCTTGCTTGAGCAGGCAGCACCATTTAAAGAGACAATGATACAAGAACCACCAAAAGAAGTAATAGCTACAAGGAAAAAAGTGGAAAACCTGACTAGTGCTGTCAACAGTCTAAGTATTCTTATCAAAGAACTTTCAAAAAGACACAACTCACTTAGGAATGAAGTACAGAGTCGCAGTGATGCCTTGGACAGACGTATCAGTGAATATGCCTTAGAAATGGAAGATGGCCTAAATAAGACaatgactattataaataatgccgtTGATTTCCTTCAAGATAACTATGTGCTAAAAGAGACTTTAAGTACAATAAAGTATAATCCCGAAGTCCATCATCCATGTACCCAAAATATGGAAACTGttttgacatttatttctcaattcCAACGCTTGAATGATTCCATTCAGATGTTGGTCAATGACAATCAGAGATACAACTTTATTTTGCAAGTTGCCAAGGTCCTTGCAGATATTCCTAAGGATGAAAAACTAAGTCAGTCCAGCTTTCAAAAGATTTATCAAATGTTCAATGAAACCACTTCCCAACTGATAAAATACCAGCAAAATATGAGTTATTTGGAGGAAAATATACTCTCAGCCACAAAGATTTCCAAAAATTTTGAAACTAGGTTGCAAGGTATTGAGACTAAAGTGACCAAGACACTCATACCTTATTATGTTTCACTAAAAAAAGGCAGTGCGACTACAAATGAGAGAGACCAGGCTCTTCAACTGCACGTACTAACTTCCAGATTTAAGGCGCTGGAAGCAAAATCCATTCACCTCTCAGTTCACTTCACTTCACTTAACAAAACTCTGTCTGATGTTTTAATCATGTGTCATAATGCTTCTACACGTATCTCAGAACTGAATGCAACCATACCCAAGCAGATAGAAAGTTCCCTACCTGATATTCAGCTTCTTCAGAAAGGTCTGACAGAATTTGTGGAatcaataattgaaataaaaactcaaattgCCATATCTAATTTAACTTGGTATATAAATCGAACACTGTCTGGTGGTCTTGCCAGTGTTGTCAAGTCTCAGAAGCAAATAAAACCAGTGCTGAAGAAACCCAGTTCACTTAAAAAACCAGCAGTGAATCTTACCACTGTCCTGATAGGCCGGTCccaaagaaacacagacaacGTTCTAGTTCCTGGTAAGCTATTGCTGAAATGATAATGtttaatctctctttctatttAAAGGATATTTAGTAGATCTGTGGGGTTTTTCAAGACCATAAGACATAAAAGGCAGTTTCTTGAACTTGGGTAAATAGTTAGGTAATTCATAGATCACTGATGTACCATTTGAATCTGATTCCATCCTATGTAAATTAGGCATCAAGTGTTTAGAGTATAAATATTTGTCTAcatgtttcttaacttttttctGACAAAACCCCTGTAATACAATCAAATTTGCCCCTGTAGAACATTTTTGCTTTCATATGTAACTAAGGAAAGCTATTAGATAATCAGCTTCTGGTTGAATATGACCAGACTAAGTCTTATTCATTTTGGCATTACCTGACAAAATGTCTT
The sequence above is a segment of the Zalophus californianus isolate mZalCal1 chromosome 2, mZalCal1.pri.v2, whole genome shotgun sequence genome. Coding sequences within it:
- the MMRN1 gene encoding multimerin-1; amino-acid sequence: MKRARLFILLSSLWNGGFGLINTTHTWITPEDASSQENMASATVPLNKMLPTPQITTAEIATIPEARTSEESLLKSTLPPSETGTPPEGVRNQTLTPPGKIEGVLKLLPLTLPTKPSLKFSPRAESVVLSNSTMKFLQSFATKSNQQAISPNSIAGGLGNRSPRETYLSRGDSTGSQRTNYQKSSFETTRGKNWCAYVHTRLSPTVILDNQVTYIPSGRGPCGWAGGSCPQRSQKISNPVYRMQHKIVTALEWKCCPGFSGAKCQLKAQEQPPLMHSKQAESHTAGGAETAEEGPPQLQRDCGDAAVTQKMTEQMNYQAMKLTLLQKKIDNISLAVSDVRNTYSSLEGKISEDKDREFQSFLKGLKSKSINDLVKNIVREQFKIFQNDMQETIAQLFKTVSRLSEDLENTRQTIHQVNESVVSIAVQQNSFLMQENRPTLTDVLDLKNHIVNIRQEMTFTCEKPIKELEAKQAHLEGALEQEHSRSILYYESLNKTLSKMKEVHEQLLSTERVSDQRSVPTAESVSSNVTKHMSALQENIKKQGLMMLQMFDDLHIQDSKINNLTIALEIEKESIRGECEDMLSKCRNDFKFQIKDTEENLQVLNQTLADVLFPMDNKMDKMNEQLNDLTYDMEILQPLLEQAAPFKETMIQEPPKEVIATRKKVENLTSAVNSLSILIKELSKRHNSLRNEVQSRSDALDRRISEYALEMEDGLNKTMTIINNAVDFLQDNYVLKETLSTIKYNPEVHHPCTQNMETVLTFISQFQRLNDSIQMLVNDNQRYNFILQVAKVLADIPKDEKLSQSSFQKIYQMFNETTSQLIKYQQNMSYLEENILSATKISKNFETRLQGIETKVTKTLIPYYVSLKKGSATTNERDQALQLHVLTSRFKALEAKSIHLSVHFTSLNKTLSDVLIMCHNASTRISELNATIPKQIESSLPDIQLLQKGLTEFVESIIEIKTQIAISNLTWYINRTLSGGLASVVKSQKQIKPVLKKPSSLKKPAVNLTTVLIGRSQRNTDNVLVPVTEEYSDCSRSPCQNGGTCINARGNSVCACRHPFTGDNCTVKLVQENSLAPDFSKGSYRYAPMVAFFASHTYGMTTPGPILFNNLDINYGASYTPRTGKFRIPYLGVYVFKYTIESFSAHISGFLVVDGRDKLAFESENVNGEIHCDRVLTGDALLELNYGQEVWLRLVKGTIPAKFPPATTFSGYLLYRT